In the Octadecabacter sp. SW4 genome, one interval contains:
- a CDS encoding ABC transporter substrate-binding protein, translated as MKTQVIGTASALAIVASTAAFAEPQAEVLHYWTSGGEARSVAVLQEEFAAGGGTWTDMPVAGGGGDAAGTALRARVLSGNAPTAAQIKGPAIQEWYAEGVLADISAVAEANDWANLLPASIANHMQCDGTWCAAPVNVHRVDWIWANTEVLSANGIEMPTTWDEFNAAAETLQAAGIIPLAHGGQAWQDATVFETVVLGLGGAEFYQAALVDLDPEALTSDTMVAVFDQMRTMRGYVDENFSGRDWNLATAMVMNGEAAFQIMGDWAKGEFLAAGKVPGVDFSCASTPGDGYLYNVDSFAMFSVEGEDKADGQALLAELIMGPTFQEVFNMNKGSIPARTDVDLSGFDECAQISAADMASTNDAGTLMPSYAHGMALYGAQSGAITDVVTAHFNSDMTSAEAVQMLADAVANSL; from the coding sequence ATGAAAACTCAAGTAATTGGCACAGCATCCGCACTCGCCATCGTCGCATCTACGGCGGCATTTGCCGAACCACAGGCAGAAGTCCTCCACTATTGGACGTCCGGCGGCGAAGCACGTTCTGTGGCTGTGCTGCAAGAAGAATTCGCGGCGGGCGGCGGCACTTGGACCGACATGCCGGTTGCTGGCGGTGGTGGCGATGCGGCTGGTACAGCCCTGCGCGCACGTGTCTTGTCCGGCAACGCACCAACCGCTGCACAGATCAAAGGCCCAGCGATTCAGGAATGGTATGCCGAAGGTGTTTTGGCCGACATTTCAGCAGTGGCTGAAGCCAATGACTGGGCAAACCTTTTGCCAGCGTCCATCGCAAACCACATGCAGTGTGACGGCACCTGGTGCGCAGCCCCTGTGAACGTTCACCGCGTTGACTGGATCTGGGCCAACACCGAAGTCCTGTCTGCCAACGGTATCGAAATGCCAACGACGTGGGACGAGTTCAACGCCGCAGCCGAAACACTGCAAGCCGCTGGCATCATCCCGCTGGCCCACGGTGGTCAGGCTTGGCAGGATGCAACAGTCTTTGAAACGGTTGTTCTGGGTCTTGGCGGCGCCGAGTTCTATCAGGCCGCTCTTGTGGATCTCGACCCCGAAGCCCTGACATCTGACACGATGGTTGCGGTGTTCGACCAGATGCGCACTATGCGTGGCTACGTCGACGAGAACTTCTCCGGTCGTGACTGGAACCTTGCGACAGCCATGGTCATGAACGGCGAAGCGGCGTTCCAGATCATGGGTGATTGGGCGAAAGGTGAATTCCTAGCGGCCGGCAAAGTCCCAGGCGTTGATTTCTCCTGCGCATCCACTCCGGGCGATGGTTACCTCTACAACGTTGACAGCTTTGCAATGTTCTCGGTTGAAGGCGAGGACAAAGCAGATGGTCAGGCGCTGTTGGCGGAACTGATCATGGGGCCAACGTTCCAGGAAGTGTTCAACATGAACAAGGGCTCCATCCCTGCCCGCACGGACGTCGATCTCTCTGGCTTTGACGAGTGTGCTCAGATCTCCGCAGCAGACATGGCCTCCACCAACGACGCTGGCACTCTCATGCCGTCCTATGCACACGGCATGGCGCTTTATGGCGCGCAATCGGGTGCGATCACGGATGTTGTGACTGCGCACTTCAACTCTGACATGACCTCCGCCGAGGCTGTTCAGATGTTGGCTGACGCAGTAGCAAACTCCCTGTAA
- a CDS encoding response regulator transcription factor gives MPIPRILVVDDDPDMRQMMTQFLRQNGSIALPAANEAEVRTHIDGGRVDLVLLDVMLGDENGLEICKRLRREQEVPIVMVSALSADHQRMEGYAVGADDYVAKPFNPELLLARVKAVLSRTQRSASLVHRRNTKTFNFSGWFYDAKSGEVSSPSKVQVALSRRETALLQVLLANPHIPLTREEIAANLDVTGETQPPGETSGRAIDVLVGRLRNKIEANPKDPQILKTERGVGYVFAVDVAVSDA, from the coding sequence ATGCCGATCCCGCGTATCCTTGTCGTCGATGATGACCCTGACATGCGTCAGATGATGACGCAATTTCTGCGTCAGAACGGGTCGATTGCTTTGCCCGCCGCCAACGAAGCAGAAGTGCGCACGCATATCGACGGCGGCCGCGTCGATCTGGTTTTGCTCGACGTTATGCTGGGCGACGAGAACGGCTTGGAAATCTGCAAACGGCTACGACGTGAACAGGAGGTGCCGATTGTCATGGTGTCGGCCTTATCTGCAGATCATCAACGCATGGAAGGATATGCGGTTGGGGCGGACGACTATGTTGCCAAGCCATTCAACCCTGAACTGCTATTGGCACGTGTCAAAGCCGTCCTGTCGCGCACACAACGGTCGGCGTCACTGGTGCACCGAAGAAACACCAAGACGTTCAATTTCAGCGGATGGTTCTATGACGCCAAGTCCGGCGAGGTTTCGTCCCCATCCAAGGTTCAAGTCGCCTTATCGCGCCGAGAAACTGCATTGCTACAGGTATTGTTGGCGAACCCGCACATTCCCCTCACGCGGGAAGAAATCGCGGCCAATCTGGATGTCACCGGAGAAACCCAGCCCCCCGGCGAGACATCGGGCCGAGCCATTGATGTTTTGGTCGGGCGCCTGCGCAATAAGATTGAAGCGAACCCGAAGGACCCACAAATCCTAAAGACTGAACGAGGTGTTGGTTATGTATTCGCCGTGGACGTCGCGGTTTCAGACGCGTGA
- a CDS encoding sensor histidine kinase KdpD gives MWTKSTSDWREHRIAAYNAGITLFYAMQNGTAPPAGMEITPLPDADQVHATNGSFRQISGAPDAPRITIVPILPDTANQITGAPVTLAILSPSLTYSLADLPRRNGQTGAETLGAITRKLATFCSDPFVVARMGDADWVEIVGNTVWGCDVAPPDLRILAALLVVVATGILLTVVLNLHSSFLSFADQLRNRRRVGGPTRYEPYGPQELQEIITAVNSYLEIEREQLASRAAVLSGVSHDLGTPATRLRLRAALIQDGNLRRKFETDIDSMTGIIESVLTYTNVEMGAEEPRNLSLTSLLEAIVANYQDVGRPVTLRKGNDVIVRGGKSIFMSRQGYGVMSNDRDIVVVGRPVSLERAITNLIENALKYGRSATISLEADAQSATVIIDDEGSQSSATEIEDMLAPFQRGENTKTIDGHGLGLTIVATIAKLHGGKLSFEDTPAGVSARLDIQRS, from the coding sequence ATGTGGACGAAATCCACGTCAGATTGGCGCGAGCATCGCATTGCGGCTTATAACGCAGGGATAACACTGTTTTATGCGATGCAAAACGGTACTGCCCCACCTGCGGGCATGGAAATCACACCTTTGCCTGACGCCGATCAGGTCCACGCGACAAACGGATCATTCCGCCAAATCTCGGGCGCGCCTGATGCCCCGCGGATCACGATTGTCCCAATCCTGCCCGATACCGCAAACCAGATCACCGGGGCACCGGTTACCTTGGCCATTCTGTCGCCCAGTTTGACCTATAGCCTGGCGGACCTGCCGCGCCGCAACGGCCAGACTGGAGCCGAAACGCTGGGCGCTATAACCCGGAAATTGGCCACCTTCTGCAGCGACCCATTTGTCGTGGCCCGCATGGGCGATGCCGATTGGGTCGAGATAGTTGGCAACACCGTATGGGGGTGTGACGTCGCCCCGCCAGATCTGCGTATCCTCGCCGCACTTCTGGTGGTGGTCGCGACAGGCATCCTTCTAACGGTGGTCCTGAACCTACATTCGTCATTCCTGTCTTTCGCCGACCAGTTGCGAAATCGTCGGCGTGTAGGTGGTCCCACCCGCTATGAACCGTATGGCCCGCAAGAACTGCAAGAGATCATAACGGCCGTTAACAGCTATCTGGAAATCGAGCGCGAACAACTGGCGAGCCGGGCCGCCGTTCTCTCTGGTGTTAGCCACGATCTCGGCACACCTGCCACACGGCTCCGCCTACGGGCTGCGTTGATCCAAGACGGCAACTTGCGTCGCAAATTTGAAACAGATATTGACAGCATGACGGGCATCATCGAGAGCGTACTGACCTATACGAACGTCGAAATGGGCGCCGAAGAACCACGCAACTTATCTCTGACATCACTTCTGGAAGCGATTGTGGCCAACTACCAAGACGTCGGACGCCCAGTGACCCTCCGCAAAGGCAACGATGTCATTGTACGGGGCGGGAAATCCATCTTCATGTCCCGGCAAGGGTACGGTGTGATGTCCAATGACCGCGATATTGTTGTTGTTGGGCGGCCCGTGTCGCTGGAACGAGCCATTACGAACCTAATCGAAAATGCTCTGAAATACGGTCGGAGCGCGACCATCTCGTTAGAGGCTGACGCGCAATCGGCAACTGTCATCATCGACGATGAGGGTTCCCAAAGCTCGGCCACGGAAATCGAAGACATGCTCGCGCCATTTCAACGCGGTGAAAACACAAAGACCATCGACGGTCACGGGCTGGGCCTGACGATCGTCGCCACTATTGCGAAATTGCACGGTGGAAAACTGTCATTCGAAGATACCCCGGCAGGTGTTTCTGCACGGTTGGACATTCAACGTAGTTGA
- a CDS encoding ImuA family protein — MHSSDLRFFPPDSARTHEVCGSGAFVFAFTLAARLGGEILWVREAWETVQPNPNGFAEFIDPASVTICNAKNQMGVLAVAEEALRSGAVTLVVMTLNQPIGLTEGRRLQLAAREGKSTGLAIIPEGMGSNAAETRWRCGPVFDPKDSTLQKWELIKNKSGTLGVWHVRWDTASRRLIMVSSAGK, encoded by the coding sequence ATGCACAGCTCTGATCTACGTTTCTTTCCACCTGACAGTGCCCGCACCCATGAAGTTTGCGGGTCCGGGGCTTTTGTTTTCGCTTTTACGCTGGCCGCGCGGCTGGGTGGGGAAATCCTTTGGGTGCGCGAGGCCTGGGAGACTGTGCAACCCAATCCCAACGGGTTTGCTGAGTTCATTGACCCGGCGAGTGTGACCATTTGCAATGCCAAAAATCAAATGGGGGTTTTGGCCGTCGCAGAAGAAGCGTTGCGATCGGGGGCTGTCACCCTTGTTGTGATGACCTTGAATCAGCCTATCGGCCTGACCGAAGGGCGAAGATTGCAGTTGGCCGCGCGGGAGGGAAAATCCACCGGGTTGGCCATCATCCCCGAAGGCATGGGTAGCAATGCCGCGGAAACCAGGTGGCGGTGTGGCCCTGTTTTTGACCCCAAGGACTCGACTCTGCAAAAATGGGAGCTTATTAAGAACAAATCAGGAACATTGGGTGTCTGGCATGTTCGATGGGATACAGCGTCGCGTCGTCTCATTATGGTTTCCTCGGCTGGCAAGTGA
- a CDS encoding error-prone DNA polymerase: MIEVNRTYRPDMLETHAQGQNYAELCVTTNFTFLTGASHPEELVTRAAELGLSAIAITDHNSLAGVVRAWSALKELKREAKGAVQIRSQHQIDSSSRQEVGRLDPIAKPTAFSLPKLIVGCRLILQDSSVDWLALPCDRTAYKRLTRLLTLGKRRAEKGQCDLYREDMITTCKGMILIALPQTGLAEATSDIQTMRRYFSNHVFLGAAPRYDGSDQTYLAACARLAHKTSAPMVAVGDVLMHHASRRQLADVLTCMRNHITIDQIGTRALLNAERRLKSGADLARLFRSHPGALRRTLEIANRCSFDLEELSYEYPHEDAGSETPQARLERLAHEGLKNRYPAGPPSRAIQLLKKELALVEELKFPAYFLTVHDIMQFAKSQGILCQGRGSAANSILCYLLGITDVSPDTIAMVFERFVSRYRGEPPDIDVDFEHERREEVIQWIYKKYGRHRAGLCATVIHFRSRAAIREVGKVMGLSQDVTAGLSSQIWGMTNGGVDLDRIRELGLVPEDRRLMQTIRLIGELIGFPRHLSQHVGGFVITRGRLDELSPISNAAMEDRTVIEWDKDDIDALGILKIDVLGLGMLSCVRKAFDLMQVHEGETLTIATVPQEDKATYDMLCVADAVGVFQVESRAQMNFLPRMKPRTFYDLVIEVAIVRPGPIQGDMVKPYIRRRNGDEKPEPFGSELEQVTKRTLGVPLFQEQALQIAVVGAGFSAEEADHLRRSLASFRRMGTIGTHRDKFINGMLGKGYDQEVAERCFSQIEGFADYGFPESHAAAFAMLAYVSAWLKCHHPAIFACALLNSQPMGFYAPAQIVRDAREHNVETRPICVNHSEWNNTLERRPDGRLALRLGFRQIKAFREEDAGWIVAARGNGYPDPEALWLRAGLRPDVLTRLAEADAFSDMGLARRDALWAVKAIRDHNPLPLFNDPIDGEAINEPQTHLPVMQLGEEVVEDYVSTRLTLRAHPMELLRPSLPGLVTHDSLKHIAVGRYSVCGLVITRQRPGTASGVIFLTLEDETGVSNVVVWPKVYERFRRVVMGGRLLQVQGYLQREGIVVHLIAQDVQDMSHKLSELGHPLPDALTTEGPRTDDTPKKSRYPARAMHPRDQAKRLFPSRDFH; this comes from the coding sequence ATGATCGAGGTGAACCGCACCTATCGTCCGGATATGCTGGAAACACATGCGCAAGGGCAGAATTATGCAGAACTCTGCGTGACGACGAATTTTACCTTTCTGACCGGCGCATCTCATCCAGAAGAATTGGTCACGCGCGCGGCGGAACTGGGGCTGTCTGCTATTGCCATAACGGATCACAATTCCCTGGCCGGGGTGGTGCGCGCGTGGAGTGCGCTGAAAGAGCTGAAACGTGAGGCGAAAGGTGCAGTGCAAATCCGGTCTCAGCATCAGATTGATTCATCTTCTCGGCAAGAGGTTGGACGACTTGACCCAATTGCGAAACCGACCGCATTTTCGTTGCCGAAACTGATCGTTGGGTGCCGTCTGATTTTACAGGACAGTTCCGTGGATTGGCTTGCCTTGCCCTGTGACCGGACCGCCTATAAGCGACTGACCCGGTTGCTGACGTTGGGAAAACGTCGGGCCGAAAAGGGGCAATGCGACCTTTACCGCGAAGACATGATAACCACGTGCAAAGGCATGATCTTGATCGCCTTGCCGCAAACTGGCCTGGCAGAAGCCACTTCGGATATTCAAACCATGCGGCGATATTTCTCTAATCATGTCTTTCTGGGGGCGGCCCCCCGATATGATGGCAGCGACCAAACCTATCTGGCGGCCTGTGCCCGGCTGGCGCACAAGACATCCGCCCCCATGGTCGCGGTTGGGGATGTTTTGATGCACCACGCCAGTCGTAGGCAGTTGGCCGATGTGCTGACCTGTATGCGCAACCATATCACCATTGATCAGATCGGAACCCGTGCGCTGCTCAACGCAGAACGCCGTTTGAAATCAGGGGCCGATCTGGCACGTTTGTTCCGTAGCCACCCCGGTGCGTTGCGGCGCACGCTTGAGATTGCCAACAGATGCAGTTTTGATCTGGAGGAGCTGTCTTATGAATACCCTCATGAGGACGCAGGGAGCGAAACACCGCAGGCTCGCCTGGAACGTCTGGCCCATGAAGGGTTGAAAAACCGTTACCCCGCTGGCCCGCCAAGTCGCGCAATCCAACTTCTGAAGAAAGAACTGGCGCTGGTGGAGGAACTTAAATTTCCCGCCTACTTCCTGACCGTTCATGACATCATGCAATTTGCCAAATCGCAAGGCATCCTCTGTCAGGGACGGGGATCGGCCGCAAATTCTATCCTGTGCTATCTTTTGGGCATTACCGATGTCAGCCCGGATACGATCGCTATGGTTTTTGAGCGGTTCGTCTCAAGATACCGGGGCGAGCCGCCGGATATCGACGTGGATTTTGAACACGAACGGCGCGAAGAGGTAATCCAGTGGATTTATAAGAAATATGGCCGCCACCGTGCGGGGCTTTGTGCCACGGTAATCCATTTCCGTTCTCGTGCTGCGATCCGCGAAGTGGGCAAGGTCATGGGGTTATCACAAGATGTAACCGCAGGTCTGTCCAGCCAAATCTGGGGTATGACCAATGGCGGTGTTGATCTGGACCGCATCCGCGAACTTGGCCTTGTTCCAGAGGACCGTCGTTTGATGCAGACCATTCGCCTGATAGGTGAACTGATCGGGTTCCCCCGCCATTTATCTCAGCATGTTGGCGGTTTTGTCATCACGCGTGGGCGGCTGGACGAGTTATCACCCATTTCAAATGCAGCGATGGAGGACCGGACGGTCATCGAATGGGACAAGGATGATATCGACGCCTTGGGTATTCTGAAGATCGATGTTCTGGGGCTGGGCATGCTGAGTTGTGTGCGCAAAGCGTTTGATCTGATGCAGGTGCATGAGGGGGAAACGCTGACGATTGCCACGGTCCCGCAAGAGGACAAAGCCACCTACGACATGCTGTGTGTCGCCGATGCGGTGGGCGTCTTTCAGGTGGAAAGTCGGGCGCAGATGAATTTTCTGCCCCGCATGAAGCCCAGAACTTTTTATGATCTGGTGATCGAGGTCGCCATTGTTCGCCCCGGTCCTATTCAGGGCGATATGGTCAAGCCCTATATCCGGCGTCGGAACGGTGATGAGAAACCGGAACCTTTTGGCTCGGAATTGGAACAAGTTACCAAGCGCACCCTTGGTGTTCCGCTTTTTCAAGAGCAGGCCTTGCAGATCGCCGTTGTCGGAGCCGGGTTTTCCGCTGAAGAGGCCGACCACCTGCGCCGGTCTCTGGCCTCGTTCCGGCGGATGGGAACAATCGGCACGCATCGCGACAAATTCATCAATGGCATGCTTGGCAAGGGCTATGATCAGGAGGTGGCCGAACGCTGTTTCAGTCAGATCGAAGGGTTTGCCGATTACGGCTTTCCGGAAAGCCACGCAGCGGCCTTTGCCATGCTGGCCTATGTATCGGCCTGGCTAAAATGCCACCACCCGGCGATCTTTGCCTGTGCGCTGCTCAATTCCCAGCCGATGGGGTTTTACGCCCCGGCCCAGATTGTGCGTGATGCGCGGGAACATAATGTGGAAACGCGCCCCATTTGCGTCAATCATTCCGAATGGAACAACACGTTGGAACGCCGCCCCGATGGCAGGCTGGCCCTGCGGCTGGGATTTCGCCAGATCAAAGCTTTCAGGGAAGAAGATGCCGGTTGGATTGTTGCCGCGCGTGGTAATGGCTATCCGGATCCCGAGGCACTTTGGCTGAGGGCCGGATTGCGGCCTGATGTGCTAACACGCCTTGCCGAGGCCGACGCGTTTTCCGATATGGGCCTTGCCCGTCGCGATGCGCTTTGGGCGGTGAAGGCAATTCGGGATCATAACCCACTACCTCTTTTCAACGATCCGATTGATGGAGAAGCGATCAATGAGCCACAGACGCACCTGCCGGTCATGCAATTGGGCGAAGAAGTGGTCGAGGACTATGTTTCAACCAGGCTGACATTGCGGGCACACCCAATGGAACTTTTGCGCCCATCTCTGCCGGGACTGGTCACACATGACTCTTTGAAACATATCGCGGTTGGACGTTACAGCGTTTGTGGTTTGGTTATCACCCGCCAGCGCCCGGGGACGGCCTCGGGCGTGATTTTCCTGACGCTTGAGGATGAAACCGGCGTCAGCAACGTCGTGGTCTGGCCCAAGGTTTATGAACGATTTCGCCGTGTCGTTATGGGCGGGCGGCTGCTACAGGTGCAGGGTTATCTGCAACGTGAGGGTATCGTGGTGCACCTGATTGCACAGGACGTTCAGGACATGTCCCACAAGCTGTCGGAACTGGGCCACCCGCTCCCCGATGCCCTGACAACCGAAGGGCCTCGCACGGATGACACCCCCAAGAAATCCCGCTATCCCGCCCGCGCCATGCATCCGCGCGATCAAGCAAAACGCCTCTTCCCAAGCCGGGATTTTCATTAA